In the Bordetella genomosp. 10 genome, one interval contains:
- a CDS encoding conjugal transfer protein TraG: protein MQAQGVLFWQIAAVFGIVIVGVWVATQWTAAALGYQLRLGSPWFDFLDTPVYHPWRLFEWWFLFDGYAPHIFSIGGAIAGSGGLVAALVAIAMSVWRSRQSKLVTTYGSARWAEAADIHKAGLDQPAGVFLGLHHGQYLRHEGPEHVLTFAPTRSGKGVGLVVPTLLSWPASAVIHDIKGENWSITAGWRSRFSHCLLFNPTDAKSAAYNPLLEVRRGAHEVRDVQNIADILVDPEGALERRNHWEKTSHALLVGAILHVLYAGEDKTLRGVANFLSDPACPFELTLHRMMTTQHLGDAPHPVVASAAREVLNKSDNERSGVLSTAMSFLGLYRDPTVAEVTSRCDWRIADLIASEHPVSLYLVVPPSDISRTKPLVRLILNQIGRRLTESLDGSDGIARRHKLLLMLDEFPALGRLDFFETALAFMAGYGIRSFLIAQSLNQIDKAYGQNHSILDNCHVRVTFATNDERTAKRISETLGTATELRAQRNYAGHRLAPWLGHLMVSRQETARPLLTPGEVMQLPPDDAVVMVSSVAPIRAKKLRYYTDANFKRRVLPPLALTAGRYADVPPVRPDDWSALAIPAMPATPAVAADLSGTGPVDDGGPRRQPELSEVAEYSPEPQPAGNDLALLDDDDLPLPLPRQLDPAMQRTARLASLDQQDGIEL from the coding sequence ATGCAAGCTCAGGGCGTGCTGTTCTGGCAGATCGCCGCCGTTTTTGGCATCGTGATCGTTGGTGTGTGGGTCGCCACACAATGGACAGCCGCTGCCCTGGGGTATCAGCTACGCCTTGGCTCGCCGTGGTTCGACTTTCTCGATACGCCGGTCTATCACCCGTGGCGACTGTTCGAGTGGTGGTTCCTGTTCGATGGCTATGCGCCGCACATCTTCAGCATAGGTGGTGCCATCGCGGGCAGCGGTGGTCTGGTTGCCGCGCTGGTCGCCATCGCCATGTCGGTGTGGCGCTCGCGGCAATCGAAGCTCGTCACGACATACGGCTCGGCACGCTGGGCCGAAGCCGCCGATATACACAAGGCCGGACTCGACCAGCCCGCCGGCGTGTTCCTCGGCCTGCATCACGGGCAGTACCTGCGCCATGAAGGCCCGGAACACGTCCTGACCTTCGCGCCGACGCGCTCCGGCAAAGGCGTCGGCCTCGTGGTGCCGACGCTGTTGAGCTGGCCGGCATCCGCCGTCATCCACGACATCAAGGGCGAGAACTGGAGCATCACCGCCGGCTGGCGCTCGCGCTTCTCGCATTGCCTGCTGTTCAACCCGACCGATGCGAAATCGGCCGCGTACAATCCGCTGCTCGAAGTCCGACGCGGCGCGCATGAAGTGCGCGACGTGCAGAACATCGCGGACATCCTGGTCGATCCCGAAGGCGCCCTAGAACGCCGCAACCACTGGGAGAAAACCTCGCACGCGCTGCTGGTCGGCGCCATCCTGCATGTGCTGTACGCAGGCGAGGACAAGACGCTGCGCGGCGTCGCCAACTTCCTCAGTGATCCGGCTTGCCCGTTCGAGCTGACGCTGCACCGGATGATGACGACGCAGCACCTAGGCGACGCACCGCATCCAGTAGTCGCGTCCGCTGCGCGCGAGGTGTTGAACAAGTCGGACAACGAGCGGTCGGGCGTGTTGTCCACGGCCATGTCGTTCCTCGGCCTATACCGCGATCCCACGGTGGCCGAAGTCACCTCGCGCTGCGACTGGCGCATCGCCGACCTGATCGCATCCGAACATCCCGTTTCGCTGTACCTCGTTGTACCGCCATCCGATATTAGTCGCACCAAGCCGCTGGTGCGCCTGATCCTCAACCAGATCGGTCGGCGGCTGACCGAGTCGCTCGACGGCAGCGACGGCATCGCGCGCCGCCACAAGCTGCTGTTGATGCTCGACGAGTTCCCCGCGCTGGGTCGGCTCGATTTTTTCGAGACGGCGCTGGCGTTCATGGCCGGCTACGGCATCCGCAGCTTCCTGATCGCGCAGTCGCTCAACCAGATTGACAAGGCATATGGACAGAACCACTCCATCCTCGACAACTGCCATGTGCGCGTGACGTTCGCCACGAACGACGAACGCACGGCCAAGCGCATTTCCGAAACGCTTGGCACCGCGACCGAGCTGCGCGCGCAGCGCAACTACGCCGGCCACCGGCTCGCGCCGTGGCTCGGGCATCTGATGGTGTCGCGTCAGGAAACCGCGCGCCCGTTGCTAACGCCGGGCGAAGTGATGCAGCTCCCGCCCGACGATGCCGTGGTGATGGTGTCCAGTGTGGCACCGATCCGCGCGAAGAAGCTGCGCTACTACACCGACGCCAATTTCAAGCGGCGCGTACTGCCACCGCTCGCGCTCACCGCCGGGCGCTATGCCGACGTGCCGCCAGTTCGTCCCGACGACTGGAGCGCGCTGGCGATTCCCGCCATGCCGGCTACGCCAGCCGTTGCCGCCGACCTGTCGGGCACCGGCCCCGTCGATGACGGCGGCCCGCGCCGGCAGCCGGAACTCTCCGAGGTCGCCGAATATAGCCCCGAACCGCAGCCTGCTGGCAACGACCTGGCGCTGCTCGATGACGACGACCTGCCGTTGCCGCTTCCCCGCCAGCTCGACCCGGCCATGCAGCGCACGGCCCGGCTGGCGTCTCTCGACCAACAGGACGGGATCGAACTATGA
- a CDS encoding LysR family transcriptional regulator — protein sequence MELRHLRCFLAVAQELHFARAAERLHIEQSPLSRTIRELEDDLGEKLFVRTSRSTRLTPAGKLFFEHVPRVFTALQQARDSVIAAANGFQGQLRIALSDGITPSRLPALLAMCRQEEPEVDIRLFQVPLSQQIKGLQGDLYDVGFAQSDEVGEGVVAEAVWSDPLMVAVPTRHHLLKHKRIPLDEVLQFPLVLCDPLTCEGHARQIERVLRRSDREPLIVERVASLELMMIVVSAGFALGLAGGPHITASRESGVVARPLAARSPMLTTYLLRREGEVSEVLSRFIERVQLIDLPEGTRPALPPEPDPPEEIEL from the coding sequence ATGGAATTACGTCATTTGCGTTGCTTTCTGGCTGTAGCACAAGAACTCCACTTTGCCCGCGCTGCCGAGCGGCTACACATCGAACAATCTCCGTTGTCGCGCACCATCAGGGAGTTGGAAGATGACCTCGGTGAAAAATTGTTCGTCCGCACCAGCCGAAGCACACGATTGACGCCGGCGGGGAAGTTGTTTTTTGAGCATGTGCCTCGCGTTTTCACAGCCTTGCAGCAAGCCCGCGACAGTGTGATAGCAGCGGCCAACGGCTTCCAGGGGCAGTTGCGCATTGCATTGTCCGACGGCATCACACCGTCGCGCCTGCCGGCCTTATTGGCAATGTGCCGGCAGGAGGAACCCGAGGTAGATATTCGGCTGTTCCAGGTGCCGCTATCGCAGCAGATAAAAGGGCTGCAGGGCGATCTGTACGACGTAGGCTTCGCACAGTCGGATGAAGTGGGCGAAGGCGTGGTTGCAGAAGCTGTATGGAGTGATCCGTTGATGGTGGCAGTGCCCACCCGGCACCATCTGCTTAAGCACAAGCGCATCCCGCTGGACGAAGTTCTGCAATTCCCATTGGTGTTATGCGATCCATTGACGTGCGAAGGTCACGCGCGGCAAATCGAACGTGTGCTTCGTCGCTCTGACAGGGAACCACTGATAGTTGAGCGCGTTGCTTCGTTGGAGCTGATGATGATCGTAGTGTCGGCCGGCTTCGCCCTGGGGCTGGCCGGCGGCCCGCACATCACGGCAAGTCGGGAGTCTGGCGTAGTAGCCCGTCCCTTGGCCGCACGTTCGCCAATGCTGACGACCTACCTGCTGCGGCGCGAAGGCGAAGTTTCGGAAGTGCTGTCCCGGTTCATCGAGCGGGTGCAGCTCATCGACTTGCCCGAAGGCACAAGGCCCGCTCTGCCGCCCGAACCTGATCCCCCAGAGGAAATCGAGCTATGA
- a CDS encoding DMT family transporter, with protein MARNFHAPASSQAGFLVTLFASTFLMGSSFVAGKILLQQGFTPMILVGWRFFVAALATLPLVLAGERNIVAALLPTKAGLRDVALVILIGLLQTAAVMGLLFWAMQFISASTAAILLFTNPIWVAVLGRIFLGESLHRARLVGLLLGVVGVALAIGISPSMFSGGMTLAGEIIGIVSALCWASATLINKRAALPLSSWALSFWQMLVGAIAILAIAYLDGEQWPSDVTREQWAWFLWLSIPASTGSFGLWFVALKRGGATRSSGFLFLAPLFTVILAYFILDTAVSWMQAAGGVLIGLALWLVNRELPARNDREKIDEVIAEGEP; from the coding sequence ATGGCACGAAATTTCCACGCTCCTGCATCCAGCCAGGCTGGCTTCCTTGTCACGCTTTTCGCATCGACCTTCTTGATGGGGTCCAGCTTTGTCGCTGGAAAAATTCTGCTGCAGCAGGGCTTCACGCCGATGATCCTGGTCGGGTGGCGCTTCTTTGTCGCGGCCTTGGCGACCTTGCCGCTTGTGCTGGCCGGCGAGCGAAATATTGTGGCCGCGCTCCTGCCAACCAAAGCAGGGCTGCGTGATGTTGCACTGGTGATCCTGATTGGTTTGCTTCAGACGGCCGCCGTCATGGGGCTGCTGTTCTGGGCCATGCAGTTCATCTCCGCATCGACCGCCGCCATCCTGCTTTTCACTAATCCCATCTGGGTTGCTGTCCTGGGTCGCATCTTCCTTGGCGAAAGCCTGCACCGAGCGAGGCTCGTCGGGTTGCTTCTTGGCGTTGTCGGTGTTGCGCTTGCCATTGGTATCAGCCCATCCATGTTTTCTGGCGGGATGACGCTGGCTGGCGAGATCATCGGCATCGTCTCTGCGCTTTGCTGGGCAAGCGCGACGCTCATCAATAAGCGGGCAGCATTGCCGCTCTCATCCTGGGCCTTGAGTTTCTGGCAAATGCTGGTGGGCGCGATCGCCATCTTGGCCATCGCCTATCTCGATGGCGAACAATGGCCGAGCGATGTGACGCGAGAGCAATGGGCTTGGTTTCTCTGGCTCTCCATCCCCGCGTCAACAGGCTCATTTGGCCTCTGGTTCGTGGCGCTGAAAAGAGGTGGAGCAACGAGGAGTAGCGGATTTCTGTTCCTGGCTCCGCTCTTCACGGTCATCCTTGCGTATTTCATCTTGGACACGGCGGTTTCCTGGATGCAGGCTGCGGGAGGAGTACTGATCGGCCTCGCGCTTTGGCTCGTCAACCGGGAACTTCCAGCAAGAAATGATCGGGAAAAAATCGATGAGGTGATCGCGGAAGGCGAACCGTGA
- a CDS encoding alpha/beta fold hydrolase, which produces MDTGILENGFLDVAGHRIAYTCQGHGSAIALVHGIPTSRHLWRNIMPLLAASGHEVLAIDLLGYGDSDKPSDADLGIHAQSEIIFQALSALGWKRATIVGHDIGGGIAQLVAIDHPEILDRLVLIDSILYDSFPEPGIARLKEPGWDEILGAADFDLKKGLAKGFSRGMFHADRVTAELVEAYERPFHGIDGRHAYLRAARALRTEELSSRMEDVEKLALPTLIVWGKLDTFQPMHFAERLAGKMPNAQIQVFDEAGHFLPEDVPEALASHIAEFAEFASSKEGAR; this is translated from the coding sequence ATGGATACCGGAATTCTTGAAAATGGCTTTCTTGACGTGGCCGGTCACCGCATTGCCTACACGTGCCAGGGCCACGGGAGTGCCATCGCCCTTGTTCACGGCATTCCTACGAGCCGCCATCTTTGGCGCAACATCATGCCGCTCCTCGCCGCATCAGGCCATGAAGTGCTTGCGATCGACCTTCTCGGCTATGGCGATTCCGACAAGCCTTCGGACGCGGACCTTGGAATCCACGCGCAATCCGAAATCATCTTTCAGGCGCTTTCGGCCCTGGGGTGGAAGCGCGCGACCATAGTGGGCCACGACATCGGAGGTGGGATTGCCCAGCTCGTGGCCATCGACCATCCCGAAATTCTGGATCGCCTCGTTCTGATCGACTCCATTCTCTATGACTCGTTTCCAGAGCCTGGGATTGCCCGCTTGAAGGAGCCGGGGTGGGACGAAATCCTTGGCGCAGCAGATTTCGATCTGAAGAAGGGCCTGGCGAAAGGCTTTTCACGAGGCATGTTCCATGCCGATCGGGTGACCGCTGAACTGGTCGAGGCCTATGAGCGTCCGTTCCATGGCATTGACGGGAGGCACGCATACCTGCGTGCAGCCCGGGCGTTGAGGACGGAAGAACTTTCCTCGCGCATGGAAGACGTCGAGAAGCTGGCGCTGCCTACGCTCATCGTCTGGGGCAAGCTCGACACATTCCAGCCTATGCACTTCGCAGAGCGCTTGGCCGGGAAGATGCCCAATGCCCAAATCCAGGTATTTGATGAGGCTGGGCATTTCCTGCCAGAGGATGTGCCGGAAGCATTGGCTTCTCATATCGCGGAATTTGCGGAATTTGCAAGCTCCAAAGAGGGGGCACGCTGA
- a CDS encoding ketopantoate reductase family protein codes for MKAAIMGTGGTGGYFGAKLALEGNEVSFIARGAHLAAIKSQGLTVHSPLGNMHVPTPRATDTPSDVGLVDVVLFGVKLWDTETAAKAIKPLIGPETMVISFQNGVIKDELLRATLGEKPVAGGVCYIAATIEAPGVIGHANNLQKLVFGEYGGYRSARIERFHRAYIQSGIDAEISDDITRVIWEKFVFLVGLSATTASTRRPIGVVRGNPASRKLLEGVMQEVVDVGRAEGVNLAVDFAVDRLRFCDQLPADMTASMLRDLERGNRLEVQWLSGDVSSRGRRLGVPTPRNSCGSCGWGAVSHQ; via the coding sequence ATGAAGGCTGCGATCATGGGAACCGGGGGCACCGGAGGTTACTTCGGAGCCAAGCTGGCCCTCGAAGGCAACGAGGTCAGCTTCATTGCCAGAGGGGCTCACCTGGCTGCCATCAAGTCCCAAGGCCTCACTGTGCACAGTCCGCTTGGGAACATGCATGTCCCCACGCCCAGAGCAACCGACACGCCGTCGGACGTCGGGCTAGTCGATGTCGTTCTGTTCGGTGTCAAGCTCTGGGATACCGAGACGGCCGCTAAAGCGATCAAGCCGCTGATCGGACCCGAAACGATGGTGATCTCGTTCCAGAACGGGGTGATCAAGGACGAATTGCTGAGAGCCACGCTTGGAGAAAAGCCGGTAGCAGGTGGCGTCTGCTACATCGCGGCAACCATCGAGGCTCCGGGCGTCATCGGTCATGCCAACAACTTGCAGAAGCTGGTCTTTGGCGAGTACGGCGGCTATCGCAGCGCGCGTATCGAGCGCTTCCATCGGGCCTACATCCAGTCGGGGATCGACGCCGAGATCAGCGACGACATCACCAGAGTGATCTGGGAGAAATTCGTTTTTCTGGTTGGCCTCTCGGCGACCACCGCGTCCACGCGGCGCCCGATAGGCGTGGTGCGCGGCAACCCGGCCTCCCGCAAGTTGCTCGAAGGCGTCATGCAGGAGGTGGTGGACGTCGGCCGGGCCGAAGGCGTCAACCTCGCCGTCGACTTTGCCGTGGACCGGCTTCGCTTCTGCGACCAACTGCCCGCCGACATGACCGCTTCCATGTTGCGCGACCTGGAACGCGGAAACCGGCTGGAAGTGCAGTGGCTCAGCGGCGACGTCAGCAGCAGAGGTCGACGGCTCGGCGTGCCCACTCCGCGAAATTCTTGCGGTTCATGCGGATGGGGCGCAGTGAGTCATCAGTGA
- a CDS encoding TetR/AcrR family transcriptional regulator, protein MGRIRNFDRDAVLESAVDVFWERGYDGASMQEICRVTGLNPGSVYAAFGDKHGLFIEALKSYMASMSRETIARLNSNPSGRAGIADYYAALIEAMLDGKRRWGCLVTNSIVEFAMNDPQISEAFQLHLARLETALSGAIERAKQAGELSRDVDAAEAAVFLVCTTQGLNVLAKTRPDRRTLEAITRHAFAAVGFKA, encoded by the coding sequence ATGGGCCGAATACGAAACTTTGACCGCGATGCGGTGCTTGAGAGCGCGGTGGACGTCTTCTGGGAGCGGGGCTATGACGGGGCAAGCATGCAGGAGATCTGCCGGGTCACCGGGCTCAACCCGGGCAGCGTCTACGCCGCCTTCGGTGACAAGCACGGCCTCTTCATCGAGGCTTTGAAGAGCTACATGGCGTCCATGTCGCGAGAGACGATCGCGCGCCTGAACAGCAATCCGTCCGGTCGGGCCGGCATTGCCGACTACTACGCGGCGCTCATCGAAGCGATGCTGGACGGCAAACGGCGCTGGGGATGCCTTGTGACGAACTCGATCGTTGAGTTCGCCATGAATGATCCGCAGATCAGCGAAGCCTTCCAACTCCACCTGGCCAGGCTGGAAACAGCCTTATCTGGTGCGATCGAGCGGGCAAAGCAAGCGGGAGAACTATCGCGGGACGTCGATGCGGCCGAAGCGGCCGTATTTCTCGTCTGCACGACGCAAGGACTCAATGTCCTGGCCAAGACCCGGCCCGACCGGCGCACGCTGGAGGCGATCACGCGGCATGCGTTCGCGGCGGTTGGATTCAAGGCCTGA
- a CDS encoding EamA family transporter, with product MQPGTIAMVLAAAVAHAVWNLASKYKRGDTLLFVWAYSCASTLLWVPVGLVLMVQDQGAIDWRLGVGAAVSAALHIAYSLTLQAGYDRAELGVVYPIARGTGPVLTMLFAILLLGERLSVVALFGALLVVLGILVVTGNPFGSGSRRPLQGMFWGGATGATIASYTVWDSYAVTSLHLAPVSYYAGTLLLQTLILTPSALRQRHHIHTAIRADAVPIVIVAVFSPLAYILVLTAMLTAPLALVAPLRESSIIIGSLFAYKLFREGHLARRIVGAVIVLTGIAAISF from the coding sequence CCATGCGGTGTGGAACCTGGCGTCGAAGTACAAGCGGGGAGACACTTTACTGTTCGTCTGGGCTTATAGCTGTGCTTCGACGCTGCTGTGGGTCCCGGTCGGTCTCGTTCTTATGGTTCAGGACCAAGGGGCGATCGATTGGCGGCTCGGGGTGGGAGCGGCCGTTTCGGCGGCATTGCACATTGCGTATTCCCTGACCTTGCAGGCTGGCTACGATCGTGCCGAACTCGGGGTGGTTTATCCGATCGCCCGTGGCACAGGGCCGGTGCTGACGATGCTGTTTGCGATTCTTCTTCTGGGGGAGCGGCTCTCCGTCGTCGCGCTTTTCGGCGCGCTCCTCGTCGTCTTAGGCATCCTCGTCGTTACCGGCAACCCTTTTGGAAGCGGAAGCCGCCGCCCGCTCCAGGGGATGTTTTGGGGAGGTGCTACGGGGGCCACCATCGCAAGCTATACCGTCTGGGACAGCTACGCGGTCACGTCGCTGCATTTGGCGCCCGTGAGCTACTACGCTGGCACACTGCTTCTGCAAACCCTGATCCTGACTCCAAGCGCACTGCGCCAGCGGCATCACATTCACACAGCTATCCGTGCTGATGCCGTGCCGATAGTCATAGTGGCCGTATTCTCTCCACTGGCCTACATCCTCGTGCTAACCGCCATGCTGACGGCACCGCTCGCGCTGGTCGCCCCTCTGCGTGAGTCGTCCATCATCATCGGCTCTCTCTTCGCGTACAAGCTCTTCCGTGAGGGTCATCTCGCACGCCGCATAGTCGGAGCGGTGATCGTACTAACAGGGATCGCGGCGATTAGTTTTTGA